Proteins co-encoded in one Campylobacter jejuni genomic window:
- a CDS encoding M23 family metallopeptidase has product MKALWLFLSFTLWLFGAQNLELIKGQALFLELDKKDFLSLKNNDKNIPTFAHPKNQEKILAIFSLPYKNPPQNTKLIAFYKDKKEEIFIKTLEGNYKSEKLQVENKKIFPPKTIQERIAKELKEANAIYSSYTPKALFNGAFNIPLNSFITSDFGKARTFNEKVASYHSGTDFRAATGTPIYAANSGVVKIAKDRYFAGNSVVIDHGFGIYSQYYHLSKIDVKVGQKIKKGELIGLSGASGRVSGPHLHFGILAGGKQVDPLDFVSKFNAIFQ; this is encoded by the coding sequence ATGAAAGCCTTATGGCTTTTTTTAAGCTTTACTCTTTGGCTTTTTGGAGCTCAAAATTTAGAACTCATCAAAGGTCAAGCTTTATTTTTGGAACTAGATAAGAAAGATTTTTTATCTTTGAAAAATAATGATAAAAATATTCCCACCTTTGCACATCCTAAAAATCAAGAAAAAATTCTAGCTATTTTTTCCTTACCTTACAAAAATCCCCCGCAAAATACAAAACTTATCGCATTTTATAAAGATAAAAAAGAAGAAATTTTCATAAAAACTTTAGAAGGTAATTATAAAAGTGAAAAATTGCAAGTTGAAAACAAAAAGATTTTTCCACCAAAAACCATACAAGAACGCATCGCTAAAGAATTAAAAGAAGCCAATGCGATTTATAGTTCTTATACTCCAAAAGCTTTATTTAACGGTGCTTTTAATATACCTTTAAATTCTTTTATCACAAGTGATTTTGGCAAAGCAAGAACTTTTAATGAAAAAGTAGCAAGTTATCATAGTGGAACGGACTTTAGAGCCGCCACAGGAACGCCTATTTATGCAGCCAATTCAGGTGTAGTAAAAATTGCAAAAGATCGTTATTTCGCAGGAAATTCAGTAGTCATTGATCATGGTTTTGGAATTTATTCACAATATTATCATCTTTCTAAAATCGATGTTAAAGTAGGACAAAAGATAAAAAAAGGTGAACTTATAGGACTTAGTGGGGCTAGTGGTAGGGTAAGTGGGCCGCATTTGCATTTTGGAATTTTAGCTGGAGGCAAACAAGTTGATCCTTTGGA